A portion of the Bifidobacterium lemurum genome contains these proteins:
- a CDS encoding histidine phosphatase family protein, with amino-acid sequence MGMPLDLYVIRHGQSEANVIVQAGEQGDNSLFTQDNVTVPDRSWRLTAIGRKQADCIGRWLVAQQQLFDRYLVSPYVRTRETAATMALPKAKWEETRVLRERSWGEINTITKDEFRENYGRNWMFKATDPLYWRPPAGESIADVAEDRVHNLLTALNRKSDAESVVMVSHGDFMLALMLTLEDLSDEEFMRRADAPEWAITNCTCLHYSRRDPMTGRTHKRLRWEQTARPVLDRETGRWEVKVEPWREFQRPYLSNGDLVDVVHAVDPHLEEYAR; translated from the coding sequence ATGGGCATGCCACTGGACCTGTATGTCATCCGCCACGGCCAATCCGAGGCGAACGTGATCGTGCAGGCGGGGGAGCAGGGCGACAATTCCCTGTTCACCCAAGACAATGTGACCGTTCCTGATCGTTCATGGCGGCTCACCGCCATCGGCCGCAAGCAGGCGGACTGCATCGGCCGTTGGCTGGTGGCGCAGCAGCAGCTGTTCGACCGGTATCTGGTGTCGCCTTATGTGCGCACGCGCGAGACGGCCGCCACGATGGCGCTGCCGAAAGCCAAATGGGAGGAAACCCGCGTGCTGCGCGAGCGCTCATGGGGCGAGATCAACACCATCACCAAGGACGAGTTCCGCGAGAACTACGGGCGCAACTGGATGTTCAAAGCCACCGATCCGCTGTACTGGCGTCCGCCGGCGGGCGAGTCCATCGCCGACGTGGCCGAGGACCGCGTGCACAATCTGCTCACCGCGCTCAACCGCAAATCCGACGCGGAATCCGTGGTGATGGTGAGCCACGGCGACTTCATGCTTGCGCTGATGCTCACTCTGGAGGACCTTTCCGACGAGGAGTTCATGCGCCGCGCGGACGCCCCCGAATGGGCGATCACCAACTGCACCTGCCTGCACTATTCGCGCCGCGATCCCATGACGGGCCGCACGCACAAACGTCTGCGCTGGGAGCAGACCGCGCGTCCCGTGCTCGATCGAGAGACCGGCCGTTGGGAGGTCAAGGTCGAGCCGTGGCGCGAATTCCAGCGCCCGTACCTATCCAACGGCGATTTGGTGGATGTGGTCCACGCCGTCGACCCCCATCTGGAGGAATACGCCCGCTAG
- a CDS encoding AraC family transcriptional regulator, protein MAVVEEAKLRYLDFLSREDRVRHHRYVEEMKQYDLMRSGDGAAIAESVKLWDSGLYGHVCDDPLRNAKYLFVTSITLATRFAIEGGMDEEDAYNASDLYIQDVDRCESVAEVRRMHTDMMTFFTWAMADLQKVDVHSKAVAECMDYIHYHLHERITVAMLANHVHLNPTYLSELFSKETGTSISQYVTDRRMEAAANMLRYSQYSLGEIAQILAYSSQSHFSKVFKKQMGVTPGEYRKANAQTGIWPE, encoded by the coding sequence ATGGCGGTTGTCGAAGAGGCGAAACTGCGGTATCTGGACTTCCTGAGCCGCGAGGACCGCGTGCGGCACCATCGTTACGTCGAGGAGATGAAGCAGTACGATCTGATGAGGTCGGGTGACGGCGCGGCCATCGCCGAAAGCGTGAAGCTCTGGGATTCCGGGCTGTACGGCCATGTCTGCGACGATCCGTTGCGCAATGCGAAATATCTGTTCGTCACCTCGATCACCCTCGCCACACGTTTCGCCATCGAAGGCGGCATGGACGAGGAGGACGCCTACAACGCGTCCGACCTGTACATTCAGGATGTGGATCGGTGCGAAAGCGTCGCCGAGGTACGCCGCATGCACACCGATATGATGACGTTCTTCACATGGGCGATGGCCGACCTGCAGAAGGTCGACGTGCATTCCAAGGCGGTCGCCGAATGCATGGACTACATCCACTACCACCTGCACGAGCGGATCACCGTGGCGATGCTCGCGAACCATGTGCATCTCAACCCCACGTATCTTTCCGAGCTGTTCTCCAAGGAGACCGGCACGTCGATCTCGCAGTACGTGACCGACCGGCGCATGGAAGCCGCGGCGAACATGCTCAGATACTCGCAGTACTCGCTGGGGGAGATCGCGCAGATCCTTGCCTACAGTTCGCAAAGCCACTTCAGCAAGGTGTTCAAGAAGCAAATGGGCGTCACTCCCGGCGAGTACCGCAAGGCCAACGCGCAGACCGGTATCTGGCCGGAATAA
- a CDS encoding YeiH family protein: MREFCTKWWKRIATTDMLFIAILTLIASFIGSWLKQFPGFSLFGALIIALLIGMVIQFPIRSFYVGSNDDRRAGVKDAAGLISNKLLRLGIILLGFKLNLEVLFTQGIKCLPIAAVIVTLVIVVTYAIARALKVNPMLAILTAGGTGICGAAAVMGLSGSITVSEEEEEEKADDEVMAVATVAIMGTVFALIEIALFPLFGLTPAQQGVAAGATLHEIAHAVAVGGAFGEEALNMATIMKLSRVLMLVFAAIIIAIWWDRKHSTVKHEGKRKVAFPYFMLGFIAASVLGTYVPFLSAISANLVDIAYIVLGMAMAALGINVNFKAIAQKGAKAVLASFIASVLLMFFGVGIAVLFF, translated from the coding sequence ATGAGAGAATTCTGCACGAAATGGTGGAAGCGCATCGCGACCACCGATATGCTGTTCATCGCCATCCTGACGCTGATCGCGTCCTTCATCGGCTCCTGGCTCAAACAATTTCCGGGCTTTTCGCTGTTCGGCGCGCTGATCATCGCCTTGCTCATCGGTATGGTGATCCAGTTCCCGATCCGCTCCTTCTATGTGGGTTCCAATGACGACCGCAGGGCCGGCGTCAAGGACGCGGCCGGACTGATCTCCAACAAGCTGCTGCGCCTGGGCATCATCCTGCTCGGCTTCAAGCTCAACCTGGAGGTGCTGTTCACCCAAGGCATCAAATGCCTGCCGATCGCCGCGGTGATCGTGACGCTGGTGATCGTCGTCACCTATGCCATCGCCCGCGCGCTCAAGGTCAACCCGATGCTCGCCATCCTCACCGCCGGCGGCACCGGCATCTGCGGCGCCGCCGCCGTCATGGGTCTGTCTGGCTCCATCACAGTCTCCGAGGAGGAGGAAGAGGAGAAGGCCGATGACGAGGTCATGGCCGTCGCCACCGTCGCCATCATGGGCACCGTGTTCGCGCTGATCGAGATCGCGCTTTTCCCGCTGTTCGGCCTAACGCCCGCCCAGCAGGGCGTCGCGGCCGGCGCGACGCTGCACGAGATCGCGCATGCGGTCGCCGTCGGCGGCGCCTTCGGCGAAGAGGCGCTTAACATGGCCACCATCATGAAGCTCAGCCGCGTGCTCATGCTCGTGTTCGCCGCGATCATCATCGCCATCTGGTGGGATAGGAAGCACTCCACGGTCAAGCATGAAGGCAAGCGCAAGGTCGCTTTCCCGTACTTCATGCTCGGCTTCATCGCCGCGTCCGTGCTCGGTACCTACGTGCCGTTCCTGAGCGCGATCTCCGCCAATCTGGTCGACATCGCCTACATCGTGCTCGGCATGGCCATGGCAGCCCTCGGCATCAACGTGAATTTCAAGGCGATCGCGCAGAAGGGCGCCAAGGCGGTGCTCGCCAGCTTCATCGCCTCCGTGTTGCTCATGTTCTTCGGCGTGGGCATCGCGGTGCTGTTCTTCTGA
- a CDS encoding LysR family transcriptional regulator, translated as MFDLLQTLIAVYETGQFTMAADELKVSQSTVSSRIAQLERLVGASLFDRHAKSDVTPTEAGRLLYESAVGICGSWRDVRDAIARNQSAHEPFTMLFSHTTAGVLLPRALAAVADSLDRFDVSARAQNSDTILEQVGLKSAQLGVVEKPIINDSVNRVTLCEDQLVLAGDPDGVWLMREHGSGVRYYTDLYCKSVGLVPRRVIEVSSNAAIAASLARGVGQSVISKACVPHGIAIRDLGPEFARRFYALVPRSGLTRTQRELVDQVVDALRR; from the coding sequence ATGTTTGATTTGTTGCAGACGCTGATCGCGGTGTATGAGACCGGCCAATTCACGATGGCCGCCGACGAGCTGAAGGTCTCGCAATCCACGGTGTCGTCGCGCATCGCGCAATTGGAACGGCTGGTGGGCGCGTCTCTGTTCGACCGACATGCGAAAAGCGACGTGACCCCCACCGAGGCGGGGCGTCTGCTCTACGAAAGCGCCGTGGGTATCTGCGGGTCATGGCGCGATGTGCGTGACGCCATCGCCCGCAACCAATCCGCGCACGAGCCTTTCACCATGCTGTTCTCCCATACCACCGCAGGCGTGCTGCTTCCACGGGCTTTGGCCGCCGTCGCCGACAGTCTCGACCGTTTTGACGTTTCGGCCCGTGCCCAGAACTCGGATACGATTTTGGAGCAGGTCGGTTTGAAATCCGCGCAGCTCGGCGTGGTGGAAAAGCCAATCATCAACGATTCCGTCAATCGCGTGACCCTGTGCGAGGATCAGCTGGTGCTGGCGGGGGATCCGGATGGCGTATGGCTGATGCGCGAGCATGGTTCCGGCGTGCGCTACTACACCGATCTGTACTGCAAATCCGTGGGATTGGTACCAAGACGGGTGATCGAGGTCTCCAGCAACGCGGCGATCGCCGCCTCGCTGGCCAGGGGAGTCGGGCAATCCGTGATTTCGAAGGCCTGCGTGCCCCACGGCATCGCCATCCGTGATCTCGGTCCGGAATTCGCCCGGCGCTTCTACGCGCTGGTGCCGCGTTCCGGATTGACCCGCACGCAACGCGAGCTTGTCGATCAGGTGGTTGACGCGTTGCGGCGGTGA
- the ychF gene encoding redox-regulated ATPase YchF, with translation MSLTIGIVGLPNVGKSTMFNALTRNNVLAENYPFATIEPNTGIVPLPDDRLPVLAKLVNTSKIVPATVTFVDIAGIVKGASEGEGLGNKFLANIREADAICEVVRAFENDDIVHVNGKVDPADDIETINTELILADLQTIENALPKLEKDLRGKKIEPSYLAAVQKAKEILESGRTIDEAASAGEIDKADVYDLHLMTAKPFIYVFNVDDDELSNDELKAKLAASVAPAKAIFLNAQFEADLTELDEADAREMLADAGLEESGLDQLARVGFDILGLQTFLTAGEKEVRAWQIHKGWTAPQAAGVIHTDFEKGFIKANVVSYDEFVAAEGSMAKIKEEGKLRTEGRDYVMADGDIVEFMFNVSK, from the coding sequence ATGTCTCTTACCATCGGAATCGTCGGACTGCCGAACGTCGGCAAGTCCACCATGTTTAACGCATTGACCCGCAACAACGTGCTCGCGGAGAACTACCCGTTCGCGACCATCGAGCCCAACACCGGCATCGTGCCCCTGCCGGACGACCGTCTGCCGGTGCTCGCCAAGCTGGTGAACACGAGCAAGATCGTGCCCGCGACCGTCACCTTCGTGGACATCGCCGGCATCGTCAAGGGCGCCTCCGAGGGCGAGGGCCTGGGCAACAAGTTCCTCGCCAACATCCGCGAGGCCGACGCGATCTGCGAGGTCGTGCGCGCTTTCGAAAACGACGACATCGTGCATGTCAACGGCAAGGTCGATCCGGCCGACGACATCGAAACCATCAACACCGAGCTGATCCTCGCCGACCTGCAGACTATCGAGAACGCGCTGCCGAAGCTTGAGAAGGACCTGCGCGGCAAGAAGATCGAGCCATCCTATCTGGCTGCCGTGCAGAAAGCCAAGGAGATCCTCGAATCCGGGCGCACCATCGACGAGGCCGCCTCCGCGGGCGAAATCGACAAGGCCGACGTCTACGACCTGCATCTGATGACCGCCAAGCCGTTCATCTACGTGTTCAACGTGGACGACGACGAGCTGTCCAACGACGAACTCAAAGCGAAGCTCGCCGCCTCCGTGGCGCCGGCCAAGGCGATCTTCCTCAACGCCCAGTTCGAAGCCGATCTGACCGAACTCGACGAGGCGGACGCCCGCGAGATGCTCGCCGACGCGGGCCTTGAGGAATCCGGTCTCGACCAGCTGGCCCGCGTGGGCTTCGACATCCTCGGCCTGCAGACCTTCCTGACCGCGGGTGAGAAGGAGGTGCGCGCCTGGCAGATCCACAAGGGCTGGACCGCCCCGCAGGCCGCCGGCGTGATTCACACCGACTTCGAAAAGGGCTTCATCAAGGCCAATGTGGTGAGCTACGACGAGTTCGTCGCCGCCGAAGGCTCGATGGCTAAGATCAAGGAGGAAGGCAAGCTGCGCACCGAAGGCCGCGACTACGTCATGGCCGACGGCGACATCGTCGAATTCATGTTCAACGTCAGCAAGTAG
- the proC gene encoding pyrroline-5-carboxylate reductase, whose product MDITVGFIGYGNMAQAIAQGWVNAGVVEGGRIVVCAAHFDKLEANAAKLGVRAMRSAAEVVEAADVVVVAIKPYQIESVLRPLADALNMPGKTVVSIAAGWDLAKYQELLGEDAHVQCTIPNTPMAVGKGVLVTEIANTLTDDETAAFEALFSPISLIERVDTAHMGIAMVVAGCAPAFTDMYMEALGDAGVKYGLQRATAYRLAAKMVEGVGALYLDTETHPGAMKDAVCSPGGTTIKGVASLEESAFRGAVIKAVDAIVG is encoded by the coding sequence ATGGACATCACTGTTGGATTCATCGGATACGGCAATATGGCCCAGGCCATCGCCCAGGGCTGGGTGAACGCCGGCGTGGTGGAGGGCGGCAGAATCGTCGTCTGTGCCGCGCACTTCGACAAGTTGGAAGCCAACGCCGCCAAGCTCGGCGTGCGAGCGATGCGTTCAGCCGCCGAAGTGGTGGAGGCCGCCGACGTGGTCGTCGTGGCGATCAAGCCCTACCAGATCGAATCGGTGCTGAGGCCGCTTGCCGACGCGCTGAACATGCCGGGCAAAACCGTGGTGTCCATCGCGGCCGGATGGGATCTGGCGAAATACCAGGAGCTGTTGGGGGAGGACGCGCACGTGCAGTGCACGATACCGAACACGCCGATGGCCGTGGGCAAAGGCGTGCTCGTCACCGAAATCGCCAACACACTCACCGACGACGAGACGGCGGCCTTCGAAGCGCTGTTCTCTCCGATCAGCCTCATTGAACGCGTCGACACCGCGCATATGGGCATCGCCATGGTGGTGGCCGGCTGCGCGCCCGCATTCACCGACATGTACATGGAAGCATTGGGCGACGCCGGCGTGAAGTACGGGTTGCAGCGCGCCACCGCGTATCGTCTCGCCGCGAAGATGGTCGAAGGCGTGGGAGCCTTGTACCTCGACACCGAAACGCATCCCGGAGCCATGAAGGACGCGGTCTGCTCGCCGGGCGGCACCACCATCAAGGGCGTCGCATCGCTGGAGGAAAGCGCGTTCCGTGGGGCCGTTATCAAGGCTGTGGACGCCATCGTCGGCTGA
- a CDS encoding DUF7134 domain-containing protein produces the protein MTNSMAWWRRARRWMVDNPLFMDTLTALAMMLFLVASTASATDGVGALFEQSPSSSVIWTIVVMVPLAFRRRWPQASALAFVVLALLQLVFGPSLVLGDYSALVMLYSVIVYGDPKHTRDFLVVAAVMSVIASVVIGFSLDAGPLFMSPPVPSARVCRSSTGAFEMTADCASTVAREIIGFGVAITLCVVSVIVLAYWQRARLYTLRLMREREQALRASEQEEQHIAALAERARIARDMHDVVAHTLSIIIIQSDGGRYADAHDPEVARSTMETIRHESQRALGDMRRLLTVFGWSASAGYGDIESLIDQSRTAAGDDWTLERHIVGVPTPQRLSEDASMAAYRLVQEALTNVRKYALAPAVGTSPRARVRVDVVEHWEANGVTLQVLDDGRGATASEDGHQPGYGLVGMRERVEAAGGSVAAGPRPDSRGFEVTAFLPYAPVESETSPASTEASPTAVETTPNAFSSRHPERSETQSRDPLPIPLPLSAAAQVLRSEPIDQPDSLHGERFNWIERLSQWTERHYLAMDVFGTLLGLGLLSITSFTSSVLLGTNWSDYGSTAYVWFVTGGTILPLMFRRRFPDAVALVVAAVSAFQLIFLPTVMFTNIFALVALYSAVLYERRHTWKRYAVISAIVSLLFGAKVWSTTAPIFSDSEAHGDFSLAYALYRLATGQRELLAGMTSYQRLMPVMYMMIVMLCCAATIAGALWSRSRGSNALVLQAREEALHAERAKQRVLAANMERDRISANIQTEVTATLTSVSARAEAGLAMLDEAAARGEEPSSEAITAAFEAIGHQGREALARMRQLLRETGFSDEAHTAEAENPELQLTPAASLDEQLRGIAEEEPNAGHSTQSA, from the coding sequence ATGACGAACAGCATGGCTTGGTGGCGGCGCGCGCGGCGGTGGATGGTGGACAATCCGCTGTTCATGGACACATTGACCGCGCTGGCCATGATGCTGTTCCTCGTCGCCTCCACCGCCTCGGCAACAGATGGGGTTGGCGCGCTATTCGAGCAATCGCCTTCGAGTTCCGTGATCTGGACGATTGTCGTCATGGTGCCGTTGGCGTTTCGCCGACGCTGGCCGCAGGCCTCCGCGTTGGCGTTCGTCGTGCTGGCGCTGCTGCAGCTGGTGTTCGGCCCGAGTCTGGTGTTGGGTGACTACTCCGCGCTGGTGATGTTGTATTCGGTGATTGTGTACGGCGATCCGAAGCACACGCGCGATTTTCTTGTGGTGGCGGCGGTGATGAGCGTGATCGCCTCCGTTGTGATCGGCTTCTCGCTTGACGCGGGACCGTTGTTCATGTCGCCTCCGGTTCCGTCCGCTCGCGTGTGCCGCTCTTCGACGGGCGCGTTCGAGATGACCGCTGATTGCGCCAGCACGGTGGCCAGAGAGATTATCGGTTTCGGTGTGGCGATCACGTTGTGCGTGGTTTCGGTGATTGTGCTCGCCTATTGGCAGCGCGCCCGCCTGTACACGCTGCGGCTGATGCGCGAGCGCGAGCAGGCGTTGCGGGCCAGTGAGCAGGAGGAGCAGCATATCGCCGCGTTGGCGGAACGTGCGCGCATCGCCCGCGATATGCATGATGTAGTGGCGCACACGCTGTCGATCATCATCATCCAGTCGGATGGCGGTCGGTATGCGGACGCGCATGATCCGGAGGTCGCCCGCAGCACGATGGAGACGATCCGTCACGAGTCGCAACGCGCGTTGGGTGATATGCGCCGGCTGCTCACCGTGTTCGGCTGGTCGGCGAGCGCCGGCTACGGCGACATCGAGTCCCTTATCGACCAATCACGGACGGCGGCGGGCGACGACTGGACGCTGGAGCGTCATATCGTCGGCGTCCCCACGCCTCAGCGTCTCAGTGAGGATGCGAGCATGGCCGCGTACCGTTTGGTGCAGGAGGCGCTGACCAATGTGCGCAAGTACGCGCTTGCGCCTGCGGTCGGAACGTCGCCGCGCGCCCGCGTGCGGGTCGACGTCGTCGAGCATTGGGAGGCCAACGGCGTGACCTTGCAGGTGCTGGACGATGGACGAGGAGCGACGGCGAGCGAGGACGGTCATCAGCCCGGGTATGGTCTGGTCGGCATGCGCGAACGCGTCGAGGCGGCCGGCGGTTCGGTGGCGGCCGGCCCACGTCCCGACTCCCGCGGTTTCGAGGTCACCGCCTTCCTCCCCTACGCTCCGGTCGAATCCGAAACATCCCCGGCTTCGACTGAGGCATCCCCGACCGCCGTCGAAACGACTCCGAACGCCTTTTCGTCCCGTCATCCCGAGCGGAGTGAAACGCAGTCGAGGGATCCTCTCCCCATCCCTCTGCCCCTTTCCGCGGCGGCCCAGGTCTTGCGGAGCGAGCCGATCGACCAGCCCGACTCACTCCACGGCGAACGCTTCAATTGGATCGAACGGCTGTCGCAGTGGACGGAACGCCACTATCTGGCCATGGACGTGTTCGGCACGCTGCTGGGATTGGGATTGCTGTCGATCACATCGTTCACCTCGTCCGTCCTGTTGGGCACGAACTGGTCTGACTACGGTTCGACGGCATACGTGTGGTTCGTCACCGGCGGCACCATCCTGCCGCTGATGTTCCGCCGTCGATTCCCCGACGCCGTGGCGTTGGTCGTGGCCGCCGTATCGGCGTTCCAACTGATCTTCCTGCCGACGGTGATGTTCACCAACATATTCGCTTTGGTGGCCCTGTATTCCGCGGTGCTGTACGAGCGCAGGCACACATGGAAGCGATATGCGGTCATCTCGGCGATCGTCTCCCTGCTGTTCGGCGCGAAGGTCTGGTCGACCACGGCGCCCATCTTCTCCGACTCGGAGGCTCACGGCGACTTCTCGTTGGCGTATGCGCTCTACCGGCTGGCGACGGGGCAGCGTGAACTGCTCGCCGGCATGACCTCCTACCAGCGTTTGATGCCGGTGATGTACATGATGATCGTGATGCTGTGCTGCGCGGCCACGATCGCCGGCGCGCTGTGGTCTCGTTCGCGCGGTTCGAACGCGCTGGTGCTACAGGCGCGTGAAGAGGCGTTGCACGCCGAACGGGCCAAGCAGCGTGTGCTGGCGGCGAATATGGAACGCGACCGCATCAGCGCGAACATCCAGACCGAGGTGACGGCCACCCTCACCAGTGTGAGCGCGCGGGCCGAAGCGGGTCTGGCGATGCTGGACGAGGCGGCCGCACGCGGCGAGGAGCCGTCCAGCGAGGCGATCACGGCGGCCTTCGAGGCGATCGGACATCAGGGACGCGAGGCGTTGGCCCGCATGCGCCAGCTGCTGCGCGAGACCGGATTCAGCGACGAGGCGCATACGGCCGAGGCGGAGAATCCCGAATTGCAGCTGACGCCCGCGGCCTCGTTGGACGAGCAGCTGCGCGGCATCGCAGAAGAGGAACCGAACGCGGGCCATTCCACCCAATCGGCTTGA
- a CDS encoding response regulator: MSEEQRIRVVIADDQELVRAGFAMVIGSQNDMVVVGQARDGAEAVALAEQMRPDVVLMDVRMPGMDGLEATRRITALTSAVGDSNSSSMADVAESAESEDDAVRQTRVIILTTFDLDEYVMSAINAGASGFLLKDTEPETLLGSIRTVFNGNAIIEPSATKRLIEKMMQDGYANTHDATAAGAEAARGYATANPGVGGTTTGYYTDPELDDLTDREREVLIEIANGLSNQEIADKLFISLPTVKTHVAHILAKINARDRVQAVVFAYDNHLV; this comes from the coding sequence ATGAGTGAAGAACAGCGGATTCGCGTGGTGATCGCCGATGATCAGGAGCTGGTGCGCGCCGGTTTCGCGATGGTAATCGGATCGCAGAACGATATGGTGGTGGTCGGGCAGGCGCGTGACGGCGCCGAAGCCGTGGCTTTGGCCGAACAGATGCGCCCCGATGTGGTGCTGATGGATGTGCGTATGCCCGGCATGGATGGTTTGGAGGCCACACGTCGCATCACCGCGTTGACTTCCGCCGTGGGCGATTCCAACTCATCCTCAATGGCCGACGTGGCCGAATCGGCGGAGTCGGAAGATGACGCCGTCCGCCAGACGCGTGTGATCATCCTGACGACTTTCGATCTGGACGAGTATGTGATGTCCGCGATCAACGCGGGAGCGTCCGGCTTTCTGCTTAAGGACACGGAACCGGAGACCCTGCTGGGTTCGATCCGCACGGTGTTCAACGGCAACGCGATCATCGAGCCTTCCGCCACCAAGCGTCTCATCGAGAAGATGATGCAGGACGGCTATGCCAACACGCATGACGCGACCGCCGCCGGAGCCGAAGCGGCGCGAGGGTACGCGACGGCGAATCCCGGCGTCGGTGGGACGACGACCGGCTACTACACCGATCCCGAACTCGACGATCTGACCGACCGCGAACGCGAGGTGCTTATCGAAATCGCGAACGGCCTGAGCAACCAGGAGATCGCCGACAAACTGTTCATCTCCCTGCCCACGGTCAAAACCCATGTGGCGCATATCCTCGCCAAAATCAACGCCCGCGACCGCGTCCAAGCCGTCGTCTTCGCCTACGACAACCATCTCGTCTAG